The genomic interval AACAGCCGAGCCCCTCTCCCACCGGGAGAGGGGTTGGGGTGAGGGTACGGCGCGGAAGCGACTCGCGGAGTTGGAGGGGGGACGCGAGGCTTCACCCGTACCCTCATCCCCCCCTGCGGGGCACTTCCCCCAAAAAGAGGGCCATGGTCCCGTGGGGGAGAAGCGAGCATTCGCACAGGGAGGAGGCACTGCCGGCCTACATCGCTCAAGAATTCCCCCTCAGCGCCGCCATCATGGAGAAGCGAAGCCGCTTTTCGCCGCCCGGATCGGGCCGTCCATGAGGGAACGCGCATGCTGTCCTTGCCCCGCCTGCTGGGTCGTCACCTGGCCAAGTTCCTGTCCAAGCCGCGCCGGCACCGCTCGGAACTGCCGACCAGCCCGCCGCAGCTGCTGCAGGCGGCCTTGCGCAAGGGCGACGTACTGCTGGTCGAGGGCAACAGCCGCTTCTCCACCGCGATCAAGTACCTGAGCCAGTCCACCTGGTCGCACGCCGCGCTGTACATCGGCGATCACCTCGGAACGACAGCCGACGCAGACGCGCCGACGTTCTGCGATGTGGACATCAACGTCGGTGTGCGCCTGGTCGGCCTGAGCGAATTCGCCGGCCTGCACACGCGCATCTGCCGCCCTGTGGGGCTGGGCGCCGACGAGATCGACGCGGTGGTCGACTACATGGTCAGCCGCGTCGGCAACAGCTACGACCTGAAGAACATCCTCGACCTGGCGCGCTATCTGATCCGCACGCCGCCGCTGCCGTCGTCGGTGAAGCGCCGCTTCCTGGAACTGGGCAGCGGCGAGCCGACCAAGGCGATCTGCTCGACGCTGCTGGCGCAGGCCTTCGGCTCCATCCGCTACCCGATCCTGCCGGAGATCGGCAGCGTGCCGGTGCCCGACGCGCAGGATGCGGAAGTGCTGCACAACCGCCATCACAGCCTTTATCTGCCGCGCGACTTCGATGTGTCGCCCTACTTCAACGTGGTGAAGCCGCGCCTGCAATCCGGCTTCGATTTCCATCGCCTGGTCTGGCAGGGCGATGCCGGCCACGACGCGCTGCAGCGCCAGCACGACGTCGCACGGGTTGCATGAAAGCGGCCGCGGCGCTGCGCCGCGGCGACACAGAGGTGGATCCTCACGGCGGCACGGCGCAAATCGCGAATTCCATCACAACGTATTCAGTCCGCGGTGTCGCCAGGCGTCAAGTTCGAAGCGGCTGCGGCCGCTATCAGCAGACATACATCAACGGCATCGCCCCAGGATCGCTATGAATCCCGTCCATTTCCTGCGTCGTCGCATCGCCAACTTGCCGATGACCCGCAAGTTCGTCGTGCTGTGCACCCTGCTCGCCATCGGCGTGATCCTGCTCGCGGTCGCCGCCGCGCGCCTGCAGTATCTGGACTTGGTGGATGCGCGCAAGCAGACCGTGAAGACCCAGATCGACATGGGCATGAGCGTCATCGAGCACTATGCCGACAAGGCCAAGCGCGGCGAACTCACCGAGGCGCAGGCCCAGGAAGCGGCCAAGTCGGCGCTGGCCGACATGAAGACCAACGGCGGCGTGGACTACTTCTTCATGCTCGACCCGCAGATGCGCATCCTGATGCATCCCAAGCGCAAGGTCGGCACCGACATGAGCGACTACAAGAGCGATGCCGGCGAATACGTGTACCGCGACATCCGCACCGCGGTGACCAGCGGCGACGGCTTCAGCTACTACAGCGCGCCCAAGCCGGGCAAGAAGGAACAGCTGCCGAAGATCAGTTACGCCAAGCTGTACCCGCAGTGGAACTGGGTGCTGGTGATGGGCGTGTACGCCGAGGACATCCAGGTCGAGGCGCTGGGCTTCACCAAGATCCTGACCGTGATCGGCGCCGCGCTGGTCGCCCTGGTGGTCGGGCTGTGCTGGCTGATCGCCAGCGCTATCGTCACCCCGCTGCGCGCGGCCACGCGCACCGCCGAGGCCATTGCCGGGGGCCGTTTCGACAACGCCATCAAGGTGGAGTCGCGCGACGAGACCGGGCAGCTGATGACCAGCATGCAGCAGATGCAGACCCAGTTGCAGCGCTTCAACGGCGAGATGCAGACCCTGGTGCAGTTGCAGCAGGGCGACGACATCAGCCACCGCATGCCGGAGGATTTCCCCGGCGATTACGGCACGCTGGCGCGCGGCATGAACACCGCGCTGTTCGAACACCTGGACGCGATCATCGAGGCGATGGCGATCATGGGCGAGTACGGCCGCGGCGATCTGCGTCGCGACATGCGCCGCCTGCCGGGCCAGCGCGCCGCGCTGCATGAAGCGCTGGATGCGGTGAAGGGCAATCTGTCGGCGATCAACGGCGACATCGCGCGCCTGGCCGATGCGGCGGCACGCGGCGATTTCTCCGCACGCGGCGACGAAGCGCGCTACCAGTTCGCGTTCAAGGAAATGGTGGAAGCGCTGAACCGGCTGATGCGGCAGGCCGAAAGCGGCCTGGCCGACGTCGGCCGGATCATGGGCGCGATCGCCGACGGCGATCTGTCGCAGCGCGTGGACGTGCGCTACGAAGGCGCCTTCGGTCACCTGGCCGATGCCGCCAACCGTACCGCCGAGCAGCTGACCACGATCGTGCAAGGCATCCAGCGTTCGGCCGAGTCGATCAACACCGCAGCCGGCGAGATCGCCAGCGGCAACAGCGACCTGTCGGTACGCACCGAGCAGCAGGCGGCGAGCCTGGAGGAAACCGCCGCGTCGATGGAAGAGCTGACCTCCACGGTCAAGCAGAACGCCGACAGCGCACGCCAGGCCAACCAGCTGGTGCTGGGCGCCGGCGAAGTGGCCGAGAGCGGCGGCCGCGTGGTCGAGGACGTGGTCACTACGATGGCCTCGATCAGCGCCGCCTCCGCGCGCATCGCCGACATCATCGGCGTCATCGACGGCATCGCCTTCCAGACCAATATCCTGGCGTTGAACGCCGCGGTGGAAGCGGCGCGCGCCGGCGAGCAGGGCCGCGGCTTCGCCGTGGTCGCCTCGGAAGTGCGCTCGCTGGCGCAGCGCTCGGCGGCGGCGGCCAAGGAGATCAAGACCCTGATCTCCGACTCGGTGCAGGAAGTGGAGCAGGGCTCGACCCTGGTCGCGCGCGCCGGCACCACCATGGCCGAGGTGGTGACCTCGGTGAAGCGGGTCACCGACATCATGGCCGAGATCTCCGCGGCCAGCGCCGAGCAGAGTTCGGGCATCGAGCAGGTCAGCAAGACGGTGATGCAGCTGGACGAGACCACGCAGCAGAACGCGGCGTTGGTGGAGGAAGCCACCGCGGCGGCGAAGAGCCTGGAAGACCAGGCCTCGGACCTGACCCGTGCGGTGGCGGTGTTCCGCCTTGCCGGCGCCGCCAGGCCGGTGGCCGCATCGCCCAGGCCGGTCGCGGCCCAGGCCGCGGTCCGTCCGATCGCCGCCGCACGCGCGCCGATCAAGAAAGCGCCGGCACCGGCTGCACGCCCGCTGGCGCGGAGCAAGCCCGGCGGCGCGCTGGTGGAAAGTTCGGAGTGGGAAGAGTTCTGAGCCAGCGCCGCGGCGCCCGCAACGGGCGCGATCGCCGATGACGACGCCGATGCCTCCGTGCATCGGCGTCTTCGTTTCTGCGTTGGCCGCTATCGGCGGGCGCGGCATCGCGGTGCGCTCGCGGCGATGTCATGCCACGCCGCGAGCGAGGCGAGGCGAGGCGCTACAGCGCAACCCGATCAAGGCCAGGCCACCAGGTGTGGGAGCGACTTCAGGGCATCTCTAATAACTCCATCCCTGACGCTGCACGCTGCGCGTGGCGATGGCGTGTTCCTTTTTCCTGTCGCGGCTGAAGCCGCTCCTACACAAGCGCGCCGTGCTCCTGTAGGAGCGGCTTCAGCCGCGACAGGAGAACGAAGTGGCCGTGATGCCAAGGCGTCCATGAAAAACACGGCCGCAACCCTACCGAGTCTACGACCAATGCGTCTTTACCCATCGCATCTCGTCCGTCTCGATGCCGGAACCTGCGGGCGCGTCGGCGTCTCGCAAGTGCATCGACATGCTCTTGGGGGGTATTAGAGGTCCCCTTCAGTCGCGACGCGGCGTTGTCGAGGGAGTCTGTCGCGGCTGAAGCCGCTCCTACATGGGGGTTTGCGCCATGCCGGTCCGAGCGCATTGCAGGAAGGGCGGCAGCGGTGCTCATGCGGCCTACGCGTTGCGTTGTGCCATCCAGCTTCAATCGCGGCAGCCGCATCGTACTGATCGAGCACGTCGGCCCGGATCCGCGATCGCCGCTGCGCGGCAGCGTGGGGCCGGAGTGCATCCGCGAGGCGCGGGCCGTGCGCGAGATCGGCGGCACGCTGGAGGCCGGCCATGTGATCGCCTCGGCCGGCTGCGATCGCGGCCCGACCGACCAGAAGCTGTTCGTCGCCGGTTTCGCCTGGTGACGTTCGCGCGCGCGGCGCGAACGCGCCGATGGGCGTGTCACTCGCGGTCTTCGTCCTCTTCCTCGTCCTCCGCATCGCCAAGCCCGGGTGCATCGGCATCCACCGGCTCCAGCAAGGTGTAGTCGTTGCGATCGCGGCGCTGGTAGGCCGACGACACCGGATAGGCCAATAGCGGCGGTTGCGGCGCGCGTGCCAGGAATGCGGCAGGGAACAACCGTGGTCCGCGCAGCCAGCTGCGCCAGCGGTCGCCGCTCAGGAAAATCGGTCCGTCCGCGGTCAGCGGCGCCGGAATCGCGGCGTTGGCATGGGTCAGCACGCTGAAGCTGAGCAGCGCCGGTTCGTCGCGATCCCAGCGTTCCCACAGCCCGGCCGCCAGCAGCACCTCGCCCTGCGCATGGTGGATGTAATAGGGCTGTGCCGGTTTGCGGCTGCGATCCCACTTGTAGTACCCGGACAGCGGGATCACACAATGCTGGCTCTTCCACGGCGCGGCGAAGATGCGGCTGCGCGCGGCGCGCTCCAGCCGTGCGGTGACGGTGGTGTAGGGCGTGTCCGGGGTCTTCGACCAGCGCGGCACGATGCCCCACTGCATGCGCTCCACCTGCGCGACGCCATCGCGACAGACGATGGTGCTGGCGACATCGCCCTTGCCCAGGTTGTAGTGGTCCGGCTGCGCAGCCAGCGCGGCGCGCAGCGTCTCGTCCAACTGCGCGGGCAGGGTGTCCTCGATGCCGAAGGCCTGTACGAACCGTCTCATGGGTCTCTCGCGTTGCGTGTCGGCAGCTTAGTGCGCACGACGGGAAAGCGCGGGTGAAGGAATGATCGGACATGCCGCGCGACGCGTGTGGCGCGCCCCCCGGTTGCACGTTCGCCGATTCTTCATCCGTTCTTCCCGCGCGCGCTCGCATATTTCTCGCCGCATCTCCACGATCGCACAGCGCGCGTGGCACAGGAAAAGGAGACGATCGCTCATGTTCTGGAAACGCAATGGCCTGTCGCTGGTGTTGTTGGGACTGACGCTGCTGTTCATGGCCGGCCAGGCGCTCAGCGGCCACCTGGCCTACAACGACGAACTGCGCCAGCAGGGCCTGGCGCCGCTGATGTTCTGGGAGTATCTGCACAGCGGGCATTTCATCGGTGCGTTGTTCGAGAACTGGGAAAGCGAATTCCTGCAGATGGGCATGTATGTGGTGCTGACGGTGAAGCTGCGGCAATGGGGCTCGGCCGAATCGCGGCCGTTGTCGCCCGAGCAGGAAGACGACAGCGTCGCGCCCGGCCCGCCGCCATGGCCGGTGCGCGCCGGGGGCATCTGGCTGCAGCTGTACGAACGCTCGCTGGCTCTGGCGTTCGGCCTGCTGTTTTTGACCAGTTTCGTGCTGCATGCGCTGGGCAGTTGGCGGCACGAGCTGGCCGAACGGGCGATGCAACGGCTACCGGCCATTTCGTTTTTCGAGCACGTGACCGGCGCGCAGTTCTGGTTCGAATCGATGCAGAACTGGCAGAGCGAGTTCCTGGCCGTGTTCGCCCTGGTGGTGCTGACCATCTGGCTGCGGCAGAAGGATTCGCCGCAGTCCAAGCCGGTGCATGCGCCGCACTCGCAGACCGGCGACTGACTGGACCGCTGCCCAGGAGCGGGTCATGC from Xanthomonas sp. DAR 34887 carries:
- a CDS encoding lipo-like protein, which encodes MLSLPRLLGRHLAKFLSKPRRHRSELPTSPPQLLQAALRKGDVLLVEGNSRFSTAIKYLSQSTWSHAALYIGDHLGTTADADAPTFCDVDINVGVRLVGLSEFAGLHTRICRPVGLGADEIDAVVDYMVSRVGNSYDLKNILDLARYLIRTPPLPSSVKRRFLELGSGEPTKAICSTLLAQAFGSIRYPILPEIGSVPVPDAQDAEVLHNRHHSLYLPRDFDVSPYFNVVKPRLQSGFDFHRLVWQGDAGHDALQRQHDVARVA
- a CDS encoding DUF6766 family protein; the encoded protein is MFWKRNGLSLVLLGLTLLFMAGQALSGHLAYNDELRQQGLAPLMFWEYLHSGHFIGALFENWESEFLQMGMYVVLTVKLRQWGSAESRPLSPEQEDDSVAPGPPPWPVRAGGIWLQLYERSLALAFGLLFLTSFVLHALGSWRHELAERAMQRLPAISFFEHVTGAQFWFESMQNWQSEFLAVFALVVLTIWLRQKDSPQSKPVHAPHSQTGD
- a CDS encoding SOS response-associated peptidase, producing the protein MRRFVQAFGIEDTLPAQLDETLRAALAAQPDHYNLGKGDVASTIVCRDGVAQVERMQWGIVPRWSKTPDTPYTTVTARLERAARSRIFAAPWKSQHCVIPLSGYYKWDRSRKPAQPYYIHHAQGEVLLAAGLWERWDRDEPALLSFSVLTHANAAIPAPLTADGPIFLSGDRWRSWLRGPRLFPAAFLARAPQPPLLAYPVSSAYQRRDRNDYTLLEPVDADAPGLGDAEDEEEDEDRE
- a CDS encoding methyl-accepting chemotaxis protein; this translates as MRRRIANLPMTRKFVVLCTLLAIGVILLAVAAARLQYLDLVDARKQTVKTQIDMGMSVIEHYADKAKRGELTEAQAQEAAKSALADMKTNGGVDYFFMLDPQMRILMHPKRKVGTDMSDYKSDAGEYVYRDIRTAVTSGDGFSYYSAPKPGKKEQLPKISYAKLYPQWNWVLVMGVYAEDIQVEALGFTKILTVIGAALVALVVGLCWLIASAIVTPLRAATRTAEAIAGGRFDNAIKVESRDETGQLMTSMQQMQTQLQRFNGEMQTLVQLQQGDDISHRMPEDFPGDYGTLARGMNTALFEHLDAIIEAMAIMGEYGRGDLRRDMRRLPGQRAALHEALDAVKGNLSAINGDIARLADAAARGDFSARGDEARYQFAFKEMVEALNRLMRQAESGLADVGRIMGAIADGDLSQRVDVRYEGAFGHLADAANRTAEQLTTIVQGIQRSAESINTAAGEIASGNSDLSVRTEQQAASLEETAASMEELTSTVKQNADSARQANQLVLGAGEVAESGGRVVEDVVTTMASISAASARIADIIGVIDGIAFQTNILALNAAVEAARAGEQGRGFAVVASEVRSLAQRSAAAAKEIKTLISDSVQEVEQGSTLVARAGTTMAEVVTSVKRVTDIMAEISAASAEQSSGIEQVSKTVMQLDETTQQNAALVEEATAAAKSLEDQASDLTRAVAVFRLAGAARPVAASPRPVAAQAAVRPIAAARAPIKKAPAPAARPLARSKPGGALVESSEWEEF